The following proteins are co-located in the Phyllostomus discolor isolate MPI-MPIP mPhyDis1 chromosome 1, mPhyDis1.pri.v3, whole genome shotgun sequence genome:
- the PTGER2 gene encoding prostaglandin E2 receptor EP2 subtype, which yields MDNTSNDSHFEDCGTRKWLPSGESPAISSVMFSAGVLGNLIALALLARRWLGDAGRGACRGNSISLFHVLVTELVFTDLLGTCLISPVVLASYARNQTLVALAPESRVCTYFAFAMTFFSLATMLMLFAMALERYLAIGHPYFYQRHVQRRSGLAVLPAIYAVSLLFCSVPLLNSEQYVQYCPGTWCFLKHGRTAYLQLYATLLLLLIVAVLACNFSVIANLIRMYRKSRRSRCGPSVGSGRGGAATRKRGERVSMAEETDHLILLAIMTITFAVCSLPFTIFAYMNEKSSRKEKWDLQALRFLSINSIIDPWVFAILRPSVLRLMRSVLCCRISLRAQDATETSCSTRSNASK from the exons ATGGACAATACCTCCAATGACTCCCACTTCGAGGACTGCGGTACTCGAAAGTGGCTCCCTTCGGGCGAAAGCCCAGCCATCAGCTCCGTGATGTTCTCGGCCGGGGTACTGGGGAACCTCATAGCGCTGGCGCTGCTGGCGCGCCGCTGGCTGGGGGATGCGGGGCGCGGCGCCTGCCGCGGAAACTCCATCTCCTTGTTCCACGTGCTGGTGACCGAGCTGGTGTTCACCGACCTGCTCGGGACCTGCCTCATCAGCCCCGTGGTGCTGGCTTCGTACGCGCGGAACCAGACCCTGGTGGCACTGGCACCAGAGAGCCGTGTGTGCACCTACTTCGCCTTTGCCATGACCTTCTTCAGCTTGGCCACGATGCTCATGCTCTTCGCCATGGCCCTGGAGCGCTACCTAGCCATCGGGCACCCCTACTTCTACCAGCGCCACGTTCAGCGCCGCAGCGGCCTGGCAGTGCTGCCCGCCATCTACGCCGTCTCCCTGCTCTTTTGCTCTGTGCCGCTGTTGAACTCCGAGCAGTACGTCCAGTATTGCCCTGGGACGTGGTGCTTCCTCAAGCACGGGCGCACCGCGTACCTGCAGCTTTACGCCACTCTGCTGCTGCTCCTCATCGTGGCGGTGCTCGCTTGCAACTTCAGTGTCATCGCCAACCTCATCCGTATGTACCGCAAGAGCAGGAGAAGCCGCTGCGGACCCTCCGTGGGCAGCGGGCGGGGAGGCGCTGCGACCCgcaagagaggggaaagggtgtCCATGGCGGAGGAGACCGACCACCTTATTCTCCTTGCTATTATGACCATCACCTTCGCCGTctgttccttgcctttcaca ATTTTTGCATATATGAATGAAAAGTCTTCCCGAAAAGAAAAGTGGGACCTCCAAGCGCTTAGATTTTTATCAATTAATTCAATAATTGACCCTTGGGTCTTTGCCATCCTGAGGCCCTCTGTTTTGAGACTAATGCGTTCAGTCCTCTGTTGTCGGATTTCGTTAAGAGCACAAGATGCAACAGAAACTTCCTGTTCTACACGGTCAAATGCCAGTAAATAG